CCGGCCGGCCACCAAAAAACGACATTGAGCTTCTTGTACGGCTTTGAATGCGGCGTACATTTCCATCGGGTTATCGTGATAAAAACGCGGTTGCCACAAACGCTCCACCGTGTCAATGCCTAACACAAACACACTTTTGGGAAATAGTTTGGCCTTTTGGCTAAATAAGGGCGCGCGGGTGAGAATGACCGTGCCCACCTCACAAAATTGCGCCGCCCGCCGATGCGCTTCCTCAAGTTCAAGCGGGGCTTTGTCGGCATTGACCAGGGGCAGTTCAAAGTAAACATCCTGGCCCAATTTTTGGGCCGCTGTTTGGGCCAGTTGGCGGTGGCCATCGTGGAGCGGGTTGAACGCGCCGGAGAGAAAAGCAATGTGCGGCCAGGTTTTGCCGGGTCGCATAGAGCCATCCGGGGCAATGGCCACCCACTCAATATCTCCGGCCAGCAACCAGACCAGCCAATCAACCGGTTCAAAATGCTCAATCAGCTTTTCGGAGGCCAAAAGCTCAGGCAGGGCTAAACCTTTAACCCCGCATCCATCGGCCACGGCCTTAAGCAGCAAAAAGCTAACCAGGTTCTCTTCCTCGGCCCGGGTGCGGTGGCCTTTGGCCAGGGTCAGGGTATAACTGGCCACCCCCTGGGCGTCACACACGGCCAGGCAGCAGCGATGGTCGCCCCGTTTGGGCCGGTCGGTGGCAATGGCAGCCGTACAACCGATTCCGGCCACCGGCGTACCGGGGGCCGCCAAATGACAGGCCCGGATATAGGCCTGGGCAGCCATGGCCCGGGCCACCTGGGGTGAAGAGAACTGATCCGGTTCAAAACCAATTGACTCGGTGAGCGAGGCTGCCGCATAACGGTCCGTGGCTTCCAGGACGGTGCGGGAAGAGCCACCCACGCTGTGCAGCCAGGCCAAAGCCTGCACGCCTGCCCCGGCAAAGTCAATAACCACCATCTGGGGGGCGGCGTGGATAGCGGTAATTACCTGTTTAAGTGGATTTAAATCTGCCATCAATCAGGCCAATTTGGGTAATTAGGATTTTGCCTTCAACCGGCGGCGGGATTTGGATTTTGGCTGGCCTTCTTCCGCGCTCTTTTTTTCTTTGGCTTTGGCCTGCTTTTCGGCCCTGGCCGCGGCCTTTTGGGCCTCGTAATCGGCGATCATCTGTTGAACTTCATCGGCCACCTGCTCCAGCTCGTCTTTCATTTCTTGCACCGATACTTTGTTGATGGCCCGGCAGCCGGGGCACACGGCCTGGTAATGAGAAGGATTCTTTTTCTTGAGCTTGCTGAGTTCAAATCCCACAAAGACCGGGTCCAATTCAAACCGGCGCTTGCACTTAAAACACGTATGATGTATCAAAATCTACCTCCACTTTGTGGTCTCCGGCAAACGGCCGTTTTACGGCAAAGGGCCGTTTTACGGCAAACGGCCGCTTCACGACCAACTCCGTTATATTTTACGTTTGCCCGTATGAATTGTACAGTACCTGCCCCATCTCGTCAATTGGATTCTATGTTGGTAGAAGCAGCCGGCCGGTCGCCCCCACCAAATTACCCAAAATTTGGGATGCATCCCTGTGTAGACAAGTTTACAAGTTGTTTTTGCGCAATTTCTATGTTATACTGCCTGACGCATTATGAAGTTGGCAAAATCAATCCACCCGCCGCCATGCCAACCCGTTTCGAGGTAAATCATGCGCTTCTCTCAACTTTTTGGCCGCACGCTACGGGATAATCCCGCCGAAGCAGAAATCATCAGCCATCGCCTGTTGCAGCGAGCCGGTTTTATCAAACCCCTGGCGGCAGGTATCTATACCCAAATGCCGCTGGGCTGGCGGGTCTGCCAAAAAATCATAGAAATTTTCCGGTTTGAAATGGACGCCCTGGGCTGCCAGGAAATGTTGATGCCCCTGCTCAATCCGGCGGAAGTTTGGCAAAAAACGGGCCGCTGGCACAGCGTTGGCCCCGAATTGCTCCGGTTCAAAGATCGCAACCAACGAAACTTTGTGCTGGCCATGACCCACGAGGAGGCGTTCACCCACCTACTCACCACCGAATTAGAATCCTACAAACAACTGCCCCTGCTGGTTTATCACATCCAAAGCAAAGTGCGCGACGAGCCGCGCCCCCGGGGCGGCCTGATCCGGGTGCGCGAATTCATTATGAAGGATGCTTATTCGGTGCACGTTGACCAGGCCGACATGGACCGTTTTTATCCCAGGATGGTGCAGGCGTATCGCAACATTTATGCTGCCTGCGACCTACGCACCGTGGAGGTGGAAGCCGACTCCGGCATGATGGGCGGCAGCGCCTCGCACGAATTTATGGTGGTCAGCGACAGCGGGGAAGACACCATCTTTATCAGCAACGACGGCGCTTATGCCGCCAACGCCGAACGGGCCGTTTTTGATAAGGGCGCTCCGCCTCAAGAAGAGCCGGCCAAGTTAGAAGAAGTGCACACCCCCAATTGCCAGACCATTGCCGAGGTGGCCAACTTTTTGGGCGTGCCCCAAACCCGCACGGTCAAAGCCGTGTTCTACATTGCCGAAAATGAAACCCAGGACTTTATTTTTGTGGTCATTCGCGGCGATTTGCCGGTCAACGAGGTTAAATTGTTCAATGCGTTGGGCGGCCTGGATTTTCGGGATGCCACCGAGGCGGAAATTGAGGCGGTGGGCGCTGTGCCCGGTTACGCCTCGCCCATTGGCTTGAACAAGGATTTGGGCCATGGCCGCCGGCTGATCATTGTGGCCGACGACTCGGCGGTCAATTTCCCCAATCTGGTCGGCGGGGCGAACAAACCCGGCTATCACCTTAAAAACACTAGCGCGGGCCGGGACTACGAGCCGGACATTGTGGCCGATATTGCCCTGGCCCGGGCCGGCGACAAATGCGCGGGCCGCAACAGCGCGCTGGCCTCGTACCGGGGCATTGAGGTGGGCCACTGTTTTGACCTGGGCCGGCGCTACAGCCAGGCCATGGGCGTTACTTTTTTGGACGAGAACGGCCAGGCCCAAACGCCCATTATGGGCAGTTATGGCATTGGCGTGGGCCGTTTGATGGCCGCCATTGTGGAACAGCACCACGACGAGCACGGCATTACCTGGCCGGAAACGGTGGCCCCCTTTGACTTGTATCTTGTCTCGTTGGGCAAAGGGCCGGAGGAAGAAACCAGCCGGCAGGCCGAGGCGTTATATCAGGAGTTGCTCGACGCGGGCATTGAGACGCTGTTTGACGACCGCCGCGAAAGCCCCGGTGTCAAATTCGCCGACGCCGACCTCATCGGCATCCCCTGGCGAGCCACGGTGAGCGCCCGCAGTTTGCAGCAGGGCGGGGTGGAGGTCAAACGCCGCCGAGAGCCGGAGAAAAAGATTATTCCGTTGGCTGATTTTATGGATTTTGTGTTTGAGGAGATTTGGGGGTAAATCTCTCTATTGACCGTTTACGATAATCGAAAATTGTAAATGGTAAACCCAAAATTACTTTGAGGTAAATTAATGGCAGACAAACTCACCCCTCGTCACCAAGACTTCAACGAATGGTACAACACCCTGGTGCTCAAAGCCGACCTGGCCGATTACGGGCCGGCGCGGGGCACAATGATCGTAAAGCCCTACGGCTGGGCTTTGTGGGAGAACATCCAGCAAGCCCTGGATCAACGGTTTAAGGCCACGGGGCACGTCAATGCCGGATTCCCCATGTTCATTCCCTACAGCTTTTTGCAAAAAGAATCCCAACACGTCGAAGGCTTCTCGCCGCAGTTGGCCGTGGTTACGCACGGCGGCGGCGAAAAGCTGGAAGAGCCGCTGGTGGTCCGCCCTACCTCGGAAACCCTCATCGGCCACGCCTTTGCCAAGTGGGTCAATAGCTACCGCGACCTGCCCATTTTGTTGAACCTGTGGAACAGCGTGGTGCGCTGGGAGCTACGCACCAAACTCTTTTTGCGCACCTCCGAATTTTACTGGCAGGAAGGCCACACCGCCCACGCCACCCGTGAAGAAGCCGAGTTTGAGACCCGCCAAATGTTGGAGGTCTATACCGATTTTGCCGTCAACGAGGCCGCCGTGCCCGTTATCCCCGGCGAGAAGTCGGCCATTGAGCGTTTTGCCGGGGCCGACCAGACCCTGACCATTGAGGCCATGATGGGCGACGGCCGCGCTTTGCAATCCGGCACCTCGCACATGTTGGGCCAAAA
Above is a window of Anaerolineae bacterium DNA encoding:
- a CDS encoding proline--tRNA ligase produces the protein MRFSQLFGRTLRDNPAEAEIISHRLLQRAGFIKPLAAGIYTQMPLGWRVCQKIIEIFRFEMDALGCQEMLMPLLNPAEVWQKTGRWHSVGPELLRFKDRNQRNFVLAMTHEEAFTHLLTTELESYKQLPLLVYHIQSKVRDEPRPRGGLIRVREFIMKDAYSVHVDQADMDRFYPRMVQAYRNIYAACDLRTVEVEADSGMMGGSASHEFMVVSDSGEDTIFISNDGAYAANAERAVFDKGAPPQEEPAKLEEVHTPNCQTIAEVANFLGVPQTRTVKAVFYIAENETQDFIFVVIRGDLPVNEVKLFNALGGLDFRDATEAEIEAVGAVPGYASPIGLNKDLGHGRRLIIVADDSAVNFPNLVGGANKPGYHLKNTSAGRDYEPDIVADIALARAGDKCAGRNSALASYRGIEVGHCFDLGRRYSQAMGVTFLDENGQAQTPIMGSYGIGVGRLMAAIVEQHHDEHGITWPETVAPFDLYLVSLGKGPEEETSRQAEALYQELLDAGIETLFDDRRESPGVKFADADLIGIPWRATVSARSLQQGGVEVKRRREPEKKIIPLADFMDFVFEEIWG